Within the Flavobacteriales bacterium genome, the region CTCGAAAAATTAATTTATGTTACTTCCACCTGAGACAACCAGCTTATTGGAGCAGATGAATTCGGGCAATCTTACGTTGTTCCTGTAAACAATACAGGAGTATTTCAAAACAACGAAGTGGCCTACCAATACCAATTCAAGTTCAATTCTGACAGCATAGTAACTTCTGTCTCCTACGCAAAAAACGACATATTGGTTGTAAAAAAAATATTGATATATAGTTTGTTTTATAAATTAGTTTACTTTTAAAACCAATTTGATAATTACTTTCATGTTCAAAGAACTAGACCCACTTCTTCACTCTCGGCTTCGGCTTAGTATCATGTCATTTTTAAAAGCTAAAAAAGGTTCTGACTTTACAGAAATAAAATCGCTAACAAAAGCTACTTCCGGAAACATTAGCGTTCAGCTAAAAAAACTGGCTGATGCCAAATACATCAAGATTAAAAAAGGCTACAAAGAGAATTATCACCATACCCAATTTTCCATTACAAAAACTGGCATTACACAATTCGACAAGTACAGAAATCGAATGAAGGAATATTTAAAATATTAATTAGACTAGAAAACACTATTAACCAAACATATTAGAAAATGGAAGAGAAAATGAAGAGAGGTTCCGAAATTGGCGGTATTGCATTATTATCTTGCATGATGGCCGGTTTAGCAATCGGAATGCTATCCGAAGCAACGCAACTTGGCGGAATACTTGGGCTAGTAATAGGTTCTGTAGCCATGAGTGGCATTTTATTCTATCATAGGGCTAGATAATAAAAGCTTCTTTTCAGACCACTTTTCGAATTGCTCTTCTTATTGCAATAAGAAGAGCAAGCAGC harbors:
- a CDS encoding transcriptional regulator translates to MFKELDPLLHSRLRLSIMSFLKAKKGSDFTEIKSLTKATSGNISVQLKKLADAKYIKIKKGYKENYHHTQFSITKTGITQFDKYRNRMKEYLKY